The following are from one region of the Stigmatella ashevillena genome:
- the aat gene encoding leucyl/phenylalanyl-tRNA--protein transferase: MPIYLLDPEDPQSFPPPDRADASGLLAVGGDLSPERLLTAYSQGIFPWYSEGQPLLWHSPNPRFVLEPDKLHVGRSLRKTMKAGTYEVRWDTAFTEVISACSETPRPGQNGTWITDAMQEAYVTLHRLGFAHSVEAWAEGELKGGLYGVSLGAAFFGESMFAHAPDASKVAFAASVERLKAWGFHFVDCQVETEHLARFGAEPWPRRRFLEALAEALEAPTRRGPWT, from the coding sequence GTGCCCATCTACCTGCTTGATCCGGAAGATCCCCAGAGCTTTCCCCCGCCCGACCGGGCCGATGCGTCCGGCCTGCTGGCGGTAGGAGGGGACCTGAGCCCCGAGCGCCTGCTGACCGCGTACTCCCAGGGCATCTTCCCCTGGTACAGCGAGGGGCAACCGCTGCTCTGGCACTCGCCCAACCCCCGCTTCGTCCTGGAGCCGGACAAGCTCCACGTCGGGCGCAGCCTGCGCAAGACGATGAAGGCGGGCACCTACGAGGTGCGCTGGGACACGGCCTTCACGGAAGTCATCTCCGCCTGTTCCGAAACGCCCCGGCCCGGCCAGAACGGCACGTGGATCACCGACGCGATGCAGGAGGCGTACGTCACCCTGCACCGCCTGGGCTTCGCGCACTCAGTGGAGGCCTGGGCGGAGGGGGAGCTGAAGGGCGGCCTCTACGGCGTCTCCCTGGGGGCGGCCTTCTTTGGCGAGAGCATGTTCGCGCACGCGCCGGATGCCTCGAAGGTGGCCTTCGCCGCCTCCGTGGAACGCCTGAAGGCCTGGGGCTTCCACTTCGTCGACTGTCAGGTGGAGACGGAGCACCTGGCCCGCTTTGGCGCCGAGCCCTGGCCCCGCCGACGCTTCCTCGAAGCGCTCGCCGAGGCGCTCGAGGCACCCACCCGCCGCGGCCCCTGGACGTGA
- a CDS encoding putative metallopeptidase: protein MVTRRPNFNKALRALIRDIAARMPEFRHVRAHRILLVAGEARRASRGTVKPLCFRGGKSMDRGGRRKPVIRIKGRRMLYCITLRPLFFRGSTAQARIETIIHELFHCSRRFDGTLHAGRRHDVLGKDFARRLRPLVRRYLKECAPELRAAFDYTGEVRVLQWLERPGPAYIPGYSRVRKVYTEEQLYYGIARMVTPKPRAARVAAASPKMH from the coding sequence GTGGTCACCCGCCGCCCCAACTTCAACAAGGCGCTCCGAGCGCTCATCCGAGACATCGCCGCCCGCATGCCGGAGTTCCGCCATGTGAGGGCCCACCGCATCCTGCTGGTGGCGGGCGAGGCGCGCCGGGCTTCCCGTGGCACGGTGAAGCCCCTGTGCTTCCGGGGCGGCAAGAGCATGGACCGTGGGGGACGGCGCAAGCCGGTCATCCGCATCAAGGGCCGGCGGATGCTCTACTGCATCACCCTGCGTCCCCTCTTCTTCCGGGGCTCCACCGCCCAGGCCCGCATCGAGACCATCATCCACGAGCTCTTCCACTGCTCGCGCCGCTTCGATGGCACGCTGCACGCGGGACGGAGGCACGATGTGCTGGGCAAGGACTTCGCTCGCCGCCTGCGGCCGTTGGTGCGCCGCTACCTCAAGGAGTGCGCCCCCGAGCTGAGGGCCGCGTTCGATTACACCGGCGAGGTGCGGGTCCTCCAGTGGCTGGAGCGGCCAGGCCCTGCCTACATCCCGGGCTACTCGCGCGTGCGCAAGGTGTACACGGAGGAGCAGCTCTATTACGGCATCGCCCGCATGGTGACGCCCAAGCCCCGGGCCGCGCGGGTCGCCGCGGCCAGTCCCAAGATGCATTGA
- a CDS encoding hemolysin family protein, producing MPTWALWAACLALCFLRSLVAAAESALYGTSDLRAQELAETSGSAGKRVLRHKMEREATATALRLGMVLSGFLAAAIGAFVPPRMLDFNRLGDDAWLPVATVAAGALFVGVVATLLDVTMRGLANAGAERWALRLSGLVSVLVFFFYPPMRLVMALLNLVVRTFGRTLRFEAPPPPLEELEKLLAAQAANNEVDKSAPQLIRSIFELSDKRCRDVMVSRTEVVTVELSTPPTEVLRLLAEENHSRIPVYRDDVDRIVGILHARDLIPLLQHPELIVLPDVIRPAHFVPWMKPIGDLLRDMQKRRIHMAMVVDEYGGFMGVVTLEDILREIVGDIGDEFEVEEKQVEKQADGSFLVDAALEVESFTKAFGFALPEGDFDTLGGFLSSLAGHLPDVGERFTYGGWQFTVASKESARIERVRVVRLKGSQAHGDGRPGQTPSSAKA from the coding sequence ATGCCAACTTGGGCTCTCTGGGCCGCCTGCCTGGCCCTCTGCTTTCTGCGGTCGCTGGTCGCCGCCGCCGAATCCGCCCTCTACGGGACCTCCGACCTGCGCGCGCAAGAGCTGGCCGAGACCAGCGGCAGCGCGGGCAAGCGGGTGCTGCGCCACAAGATGGAGCGCGAGGCCACCGCCACGGCCCTGCGGCTGGGCATGGTGCTCAGCGGCTTCCTGGCCGCCGCCATTGGCGCCTTCGTGCCCCCGCGGATGCTGGACTTCAACCGCCTGGGGGATGACGCCTGGCTGCCGGTGGCCACGGTGGCCGCGGGCGCGCTCTTCGTGGGCGTGGTGGCCACGCTGCTGGACGTGACGATGCGGGGGCTGGCCAACGCGGGCGCGGAGCGCTGGGCGTTGCGGCTGTCCGGGCTCGTCTCGGTGCTGGTGTTCTTCTTCTACCCGCCCATGCGCCTGGTGATGGCGCTGCTCAACCTGGTGGTCCGCACCTTCGGCCGCACGCTGCGCTTCGAGGCCCCCCCTCCCCCCTTGGAGGAGCTGGAGAAGCTGCTGGCGGCGCAGGCGGCCAACAACGAGGTGGACAAGAGCGCCCCGCAGCTCATCCGCTCCATCTTCGAGCTGTCCGACAAGCGCTGCCGGGACGTGATGGTGTCGCGCACGGAGGTGGTGACGGTGGAGCTGTCCACGCCCCCCACCGAGGTGCTGCGCCTGCTGGCGGAGGAGAACCACTCGCGCATCCCCGTCTACCGGGACGACGTGGACCGCATTGTCGGCATCCTCCACGCGCGGGATTTGATTCCGCTGCTCCAGCACCCGGAGCTCATCGTCCTCCCGGACGTCATCCGCCCGGCGCATTTCGTGCCGTGGATGAAGCCCATCGGCGATCTGCTGCGGGACATGCAGAAGCGGCGCATCCACATGGCCATGGTGGTGGATGAGTACGGCGGCTTCATGGGCGTGGTGACGCTGGAGGACATCCTGCGCGAAATCGTCGGCGACATCGGCGACGAGTTCGAGGTGGAGGAGAAGCAGGTGGAGAAGCAGGCCGACGGCAGCTTCCTGGTGGACGCGGCCCTGGAGGTGGAGTCCTTCACCAAGGCCTTCGGCTTCGCGCTGCCCGAGGGGGACTTCGACACCCTGGGCGGCTTCCTCTCCTCGCTGGCGGGCCACCTGCCGGACGTGGGGGAGCGCTTCACCTATGGCGGATGGCAGTTCACCGTGGCCTCGAAGGAGAGCGCTCGCATCGAACGGGTCCGCGTGGTGCGGCTCAAGGGCTCGCAAGCCCACGGCGACGGGCGGCCCGGGCAGACCCCTTCTTCCGCCAAGGCCTGA
- a CDS encoding LEA type 2 family protein — MSLSRAPLLLACLWLGCASAPSRPTGPATLSAQETTVAAQTLTEATVRYAGQLTTPGEAVLEKADYELVSDGTVVKTGSAALNLPLSPGQPTAFSFQEEATYLKNTDSLRAMSERGGTLLLALRGTLTVRSGKAVETLPFAASRAVRVPRLPEVVIESLDGARYSAEEVNLIVRLGVKNPNPFPLRLDQVAYTLSVAGKELGHGTLAKADTVDPSATGVYPVEASVTKESWGPEVKKLIGSGELPYTMRGELTGPHLKVPYSLEGSVKINVSR, encoded by the coding sequence GTGTCCCTCTCCCGCGCCCCTCTCCTCCTCGCTTGCCTGTGGCTCGGCTGCGCCTCCGCCCCCTCCCGGCCCACGGGCCCCGCCACCCTCTCCGCCCAGGAGACCACCGTCGCCGCGCAGACGCTCACCGAAGCCACGGTCCGGTATGCCGGCCAGCTCACAACGCCCGGCGAAGCGGTGCTGGAGAAGGCCGACTACGAGCTCGTCTCCGATGGAACGGTGGTGAAGACAGGCTCGGCGGCGCTCAACCTCCCCCTGTCCCCGGGGCAGCCCACCGCCTTCTCCTTCCAGGAAGAAGCCACCTACCTGAAGAACACGGACAGTCTCCGGGCCATGAGTGAACGGGGCGGGACGCTGCTCCTGGCCCTGCGCGGCACCCTGACGGTGCGCTCGGGCAAGGCGGTGGAGACGCTGCCCTTCGCCGCTTCGCGCGCGGTGCGGGTGCCGCGGCTGCCGGAGGTGGTCATCGAAAGCCTGGACGGCGCGCGCTACTCGGCCGAGGAGGTGAACCTCATCGTCCGGTTGGGCGTGAAGAACCCCAACCCCTTCCCTTTGCGGCTGGACCAGGTGGCGTACACCCTCTCGGTGGCCGGCAAGGAGCTGGGCCACGGCACGCTGGCCAAGGCCGACACGGTGGATCCGTCCGCCACGGGCGTGTACCCGGTGGAGGCCTCGGTGACGAAGGAGTCCTGGGGGCCGGAGGTCAAGAAGCTCATCGGCTCGGGGGAACTGCCCTATACGATGCGGGGTGAGCTGACCGGCCCCCATCTCAAGGTGCCCTACTCCCTGGAGGGCAGCGTGAAGATCAACGTCTCCCGGTAG
- a CDS encoding chitosanase, with product MDTRRIETPWTTGRRWMLMGMTTTLFACGAGSDGAQGGPEAGPQDFEACAYVVSTSTHMGSESWGSITFKNTGTSDIQSPQLSFTVPNGVTCGDGPSGWTRVQSGATCQYTSASHLTIGVDASYTFSYFTNSSTSFTATQVQISAPRCASTAGEKEGLTASQKILAEALTRIWENNTPSLDMDLQASSLGALPYEAAMSEAKKWGLTTALSKAALYDAFIQHGAQGVQDLLQRTHNALGVSGLAAPAVGPQGISEDAWLRSFLEQRRDTLAADPEARYAVDRVATYEKQRRRGNWELLSAVQNDVRARDCWNVAYPDSGFTVRKLNPDGSWSTPASYLYSCR from the coding sequence ATGGACACCCGTCGAATCGAGACGCCTTGGACCACCGGACGCCGTTGGATGCTGATGGGGATGACCACCACCCTCTTCGCCTGTGGCGCCGGGAGCGACGGCGCGCAAGGGGGCCCAGAGGCGGGGCCGCAGGACTTCGAGGCGTGCGCCTACGTGGTTTCCACGAGCACCCACATGGGCTCGGAGTCCTGGGGCTCCATCACGTTCAAGAACACCGGCACGAGCGACATCCAGAGCCCGCAGCTGTCTTTCACCGTCCCCAACGGGGTGACGTGCGGCGACGGCCCCTCGGGGTGGACCCGCGTTCAGAGCGGCGCGACCTGCCAGTACACGAGCGCCTCCCACCTGACGATCGGCGTGGACGCGTCGTACACCTTCTCCTACTTCACGAACTCCTCCACGTCGTTCACCGCGACCCAGGTGCAGATCAGCGCGCCCCGCTGCGCCAGCACGGCCGGTGAGAAAGAGGGCCTGACGGCCTCGCAGAAGATCCTCGCGGAGGCCCTGACCCGCATCTGGGAGAACAACACCCCGTCGCTCGACATGGACCTCCAGGCCTCCTCCCTCGGCGCGCTGCCCTATGAGGCCGCGATGAGCGAGGCCAAGAAGTGGGGCCTCACCACGGCGCTCTCGAAGGCGGCGCTGTACGACGCCTTCATCCAGCACGGCGCGCAGGGTGTGCAGGACCTCCTCCAGCGCACCCACAACGCCCTCGGCGTGTCCGGGCTGGCGGCGCCCGCGGTGGGCCCCCAGGGCATCAGCGAGGACGCGTGGCTGCGCAGCTTCCTCGAGCAGCGCCGGGACACCCTGGCGGCGGACCCCGAGGCGCGCTACGCCGTCGACCGGGTCGCCACCTACGAGAAGCAGCGCCGGCGCGGCAACTGGGAGCTCCTGTCCGCGGTGCAGAACGATGTGCGCGCCCGGGACTGCTGGAACGTGGCCTATCCGGACAGCGGCTTCACGGTGCGCAAGCTCAACCCGGACGGCAGCTGGAGCACGCCCGCCTCGTACCTCTACTCGTGCCGTTAG